Proteins from a genomic interval of Schistocerca piceifrons isolate TAMUIC-IGC-003096 chromosome 3, iqSchPice1.1, whole genome shotgun sequence:
- the LOC124787706 gene encoding piggyBac transposable element-derived protein 3-like, translating into MKLMLQLCIQKPREGKRWEVEEKVEFGKFGIFHSELSTDEIMVHYYGKHSAKMFLRGKPIKFGYKIWCLTSSNGFLYNFSPYCGKTDNKQEPLGARVINELTSMIPESEYPNYKLFFDDFFTSVDTLITLGKSKMKVAGTITEIRTNACPLIASKRTAKGRNEDSMTTYLTKRMKFCSTKRYSRAKKKEISVTLPHIIEEYNAHMGGIYLLDKQISLYRTRIRSKKWWWPLFTQMIYICVVNTWRAYQIANSNEKLLLLDVPQRIVMFFLSKKKGSVPKQRGPQGSKLMGGRVSTDVRLDPGNHFFVPSKTQKRCAYCKKKTRKICDRCNVGVHDNCFASFHTEYTFHNIKIFFI; encoded by the exons ATGAAGTTAATGCTACAGTTGTGCATCCAGAAGCCAAGAGAAGGAAAGCGTTGGGAGGTGGAGGAGAAAGTG gaatttggtaaatttggcatatttcattcagaactctcaactgatgaaataatggtacattattatggcaaacattcagctaaaatgtttctgaggggaaagcctatcaaatttggatataaaatttggtgtcttacaagttccaatggatttctttataatttttcaccatactgtggcaagactgacaacaaacaggagcctttaggtgcaagggtaataaatgaactaaccagcatgattccagaatcagagtatccgaattataagcttttctttgacgactttttcaccagtgttgacacactgatcacactcggaaagagtaaaatgaaagtTGCAGGAACAATAACAGAGATCCGAACTAATGCATGTCCTTTGATTGCCTCAAAAAGAACGGCAAAAGGAAGGAACGAGGATTCTATGACTACATATTTGACAAAGAGAATgaagttctg ttctactaaaagatactcacgggcaaagaaaaaggaaatatctgttacactgccacatatcattgaagaatacaatgcccatatgggtggcatatatctactggacaagcagatatcactttataggacgaggataaggtcaaagaaatggtggtggccattattcacacagatgatatatatctgcgtagtaaacacatggcgtgcataccaaattgctaactctaatgagaagctcttACTTTTGGATGTCCcacagagaatagtgatgttttttctatcaaagaaaaaaggatcagtaccaaaacaaagaggaccacaaggaagcaaattgatgggaggacgggtgagcacagatgtacgactagatccaggaaatcatttctttgtgccaagtaaaacacagaagagatgtgcttactgcaagaaaaaaacaagaaaaatttgtgataggtgcaatgttggtgtacatgacaactgttttgcttcatttcatactgaatatacattccataatattaaaatattctttatttaa